Proteins from a single region of Ischnura elegans chromosome 2, ioIscEleg1.1, whole genome shotgun sequence:
- the LOC124153411 gene encoding uncharacterized protein LOC124153411, protein MYMEQQQAPIVEPKGNSGPTKKGFSRKLKDETIRDLKKNIFNKGAKRALPSSSETDACSDDEDGYVCILKYRILQRKLRERERELEQCRRLNFHLQEKLIEAESRKQNQAYEIPTTSSMKISTTSNSATTPKKIEPVPSTSNSPPLSHVMEVEEELENMPPKENSQEMQPSMNTDNNNEGYCFYEGRILSADVMRDLQEMRKGPQGDSLFVKKVAVLAWGSEYLMRHSVSGRADPKRGNKAMSEKRPSLDKSRLEAVRNIFIERLRKEGITSPEENERARYSKINRYIGEKIKTLRVNTNGK, encoded by the exons ATGTATATGGAACAACAGCAGGCACCTATAGTGGAACCAAAAGGAAACTCTGGTCCAACAAAAAAAGGTTTCAGCAGAAAATTAAAAGATGAGACCATAagagacttaaaaaaaaacatatttaataaagGTGCCAAAAGGGCCCTACCATCCAGCTCAGAAACGGATGCATGCTCGGATGATGAGGACGGCTATGTCTGTATACTAAAATACAGAATTCTTCAGCGGAagttgagagagagggagagagagttggagCAGTGCAGAAGGCTCAATTTCCATCTCCAAGAGAAATTAATTGAAGCTGAAAGTCGTAAGCAGAACCAAGCATATGAGATACCAACAACTTCGTCCATGAAAATCTCCACTACAAGCA aTTCTGCCACCACACCTAAAAAAATAGAGCCGGTGCCGAGTACAAGCAATAGCCCTCCATTATCCCATGTAATGGAAGTTGAG GAAGAGCTCGAAAACATGCCTCCTAAAGAAAATTCACAAGAAATGCAACCATCCATGAATACAGATAACAATAATGAG ggcTACTGTTTCTATGAAGGCAGAATACTATCTGCAGATGTTATGAGAGACTTGCAGGAAATGAGGAAGGGCCCACAAGGGGACTCCTTGTTTGTCAAAAAAGTTGCAGTTCTAGCCTGGGGGTCTGAGTATCTAATGAGACACTCAGTAAGTGGAAGGGCAGACCCTAAAAGAGGAAATAAGGCAATGTCGGAAAAGAGACCTAGCCTAGATAAATCCAGGTTGGAGGCAGTTAGAA ATATTTTCATAGAAAGACTTAGGAAAGAGGGAATAACATCGCCAGAGGAGAATGAAAGGGCAAGATATTCCAAAATAAATCGTTACatcggggaaaaaattaaaacattgagAGTGAATACTAATGGCAAATAA